Proteins from a single region of Tumebacillus amylolyticus:
- a CDS encoding TIGR01457 family HAD-type hydrolase produces the protein MKDLTWLRDIETFLIDLDGTLYRGNEVIEDAPAFIEWLQSSGRRYLYVTNNSSRTPEQVADHLRHLGIPAQTEDVFTSSQVAAEYIKTDGRSGKRVFAVGEGGLYTALTEAGCEVVKEGPADYVVQGIDRDFSYEKLKHASLLIQSGALFISTNVDKALPTEHGLLPGSGSLAAAIRTASGTEPLVMGKPAARMIDFAIERLGVSKDRAVVVGDNLETDILAGVNADVRTVLVLTGFSKEEHIESAEGRPTVVLHSLTDLRRHVEGTEQ, from the coding sequence GTGAAAGACCTGACATGGCTACGAGACATCGAGACGTTTCTGATCGACCTCGACGGCACGCTCTACCGGGGCAATGAAGTGATCGAAGACGCGCCTGCGTTCATCGAATGGTTGCAGAGTTCCGGCAGACGATACTTATACGTCACCAACAACTCCTCCCGCACCCCGGAGCAAGTGGCAGACCATCTGCGGCACTTGGGGATTCCGGCGCAGACGGAGGATGTTTTCACGTCAAGCCAAGTGGCGGCGGAGTACATCAAAACGGACGGTCGCAGCGGCAAGCGCGTATTCGCCGTGGGCGAGGGCGGTCTCTACACCGCGTTGACCGAAGCCGGTTGCGAAGTCGTCAAGGAAGGTCCCGCCGATTATGTCGTGCAGGGCATCGACCGTGACTTTTCCTATGAGAAGTTGAAACATGCTTCGCTGCTCATCCAGAGCGGCGCTCTGTTCATTTCGACGAACGTCGACAAAGCCCTGCCCACCGAACACGGCCTGTTACCGGGTTCGGGGTCGTTGGCGGCGGCGATTCGCACCGCGTCCGGCACCGAACCGCTCGTCATGGGCAAACCGGCCGCGAGGATGATCGACTTCGCCATCGAGCGCCTGGGCGTGAGCAAGGACCGCGCGGTCGTCGTCGGCGACAACTTGGAGACCGACATCCTCGCCGGTGTGAACGCCGACGTGCGCACCGTGCTGGTGCTGACCGGCTTCTCCAAGGAGGAGCACATCGAGAGCGCCGAGGGACGTCCCACCGTCGTCCTGCACTCGCTGACCGACCTTCGCCGTCATGTGGAAGGCACAGAGCAATAA
- the nrdR gene encoding transcriptional regulator NrdR, translating to MKCPYCAQANSRVIESRATDEAVRRRRECENQDCQRRFTTYEKVEMAPLMVIKKDKKREEFSREKLLRGLLRACEKRPIAVDEIESLADHVEKTLRREFDKEVPVEAVGEQVMDRLRDLDGVAYVRFASVYRQFKDVETFAQEVLGLLTHKGDQ from the coding sequence ATGAAATGTCCGTATTGTGCCCAAGCGAATTCCCGCGTCATTGAGTCGCGAGCGACCGATGAAGCGGTGCGCCGCCGTCGCGAATGTGAGAACCAAGACTGTCAGCGCCGGTTCACGACCTATGAAAAAGTCGAGATGGCCCCGCTGATGGTGATCAAGAAGGACAAAAAACGCGAGGAATTCTCGCGTGAGAAATTGCTGCGGGGTCTGCTTCGCGCCTGTGAGAAACGCCCCATTGCCGTCGATGAGATCGAGTCGTTGGCCGATCACGTAGAGAAGACGTTGCGCAGAGAGTTTGACAAGGAAGTCCCTGTCGAAGCCGTTGGCGAACAGGTGATGGACCGACTGCGCGACCTCGACGGCGTGGCGTATGTACGATTTGCAAGCGTCTACCGCCAATTCAAGGACGTGGAGACGTTTGCCCAAG
- a CDS encoding cob(I)yrinic acid a,c-diamide adenosyltransferase, with protein sequence MKIYTKSGDKGETSLIYGHRIPKDAVRVETYGTIDEANSMIGLGVSYLREVTFRTDDLQQQLLTIQRDLFDLGRDLATPVEKAEEKGYYVSAKQVEQVESYIDSFDAEVPQLTRFILPGGHKSAAALQTARTITRRAERIAVTLSKNEPVNPEVQRYLNRLSDYLFVVARAINHRAGTHEPEVDFTF encoded by the coding sequence GTGAAAATCTATACCAAATCGGGTGACAAGGGCGAGACCTCGCTCATCTACGGACATCGCATCCCCAAAGATGCGGTGCGCGTTGAAACATATGGTACCATCGACGAAGCGAATTCGATGATCGGGCTTGGTGTATCGTATCTGCGCGAGGTGACGTTCCGAACGGACGACCTGCAACAGCAACTGCTCACCATCCAGCGCGACCTGTTCGATCTGGGCCGCGACCTCGCGACGCCGGTGGAGAAAGCAGAAGAGAAGGGCTACTACGTCAGCGCCAAGCAAGTCGAGCAAGTGGAGTCCTACATCGACAGCTTCGATGCGGAAGTGCCGCAGCTGACTCGCTTCATCCTGCCGGGCGGACACAAATCGGCCGCCGCTCTCCAAACCGCTCGCACGATTACCCGCCGTGCGGAGCGCATCGCGGTGACGCTTTCCAAAAACGAGCCGGTCAACCCGGAAGTGCAACGCTATTTGAACCGGCTCTCCGACTACTTGTTCGTTGTGGCCCGCGCCATCAACCATCGTGCCGGGACGCACGAGCCGGAAGTCGATTTCACCTTCTAG
- a CDS encoding GNAT family N-acetyltransferase yields the protein MEAVFPRVETNRLVLRQVTQEDAEDVFVFLSDPDVMKYYGNEPFPREQIGSLIQKYDDNFENKRGIRLGIEEKNTGRIIGTCGLQHWDHRDRSADLVYILRKDYWSQGIMTEALGALIQYGFEQMDLYRVQGKIEAPNIGSHRVVEKIGLKREGVLRGAAYTFGEFRDLVIYGKLRTDE from the coding sequence ATGGAAGCTGTGTTTCCCCGCGTGGAGACGAATCGGTTGGTCTTGCGCCAAGTAACGCAAGAGGATGCGGAGGATGTGTTTGTGTTTCTGTCGGACCCGGACGTCATGAAGTACTACGGAAACGAGCCGTTCCCCCGCGAGCAAATCGGTTCGTTGATTCAGAAATACGACGACAATTTTGAAAACAAACGCGGCATTCGTCTCGGGATCGAAGAAAAAAACACCGGTCGCATCATCGGTACCTGCGGACTGCAACATTGGGACCACCGGGACCGCTCCGCCGACCTGGTCTACATCTTGCGCAAAGACTACTGGAGCCAAGGGATTATGACGGAAGCGCTTGGCGCATTGATCCAATACGGATTCGAGCAGATGGACCTCTACCGTGTGCAAGGCAAAATCGAAGCACCGAACATCGGCTCGCACCGTGTCGTGGAGAAGATCGGGTTGAAGCGCGAAGGCGTACTGCGAGGCGCGGCCTACACCTTTGGGGAGTTCCGCGATCTCGTGATCTACGGAAAACTGCGGACAGATGAATAA